A genomic window from Nocardioides sp. BP30 includes:
- a CDS encoding response regulator transcription factor has translation MSTVKSRVLVVDDDKAVRESLRRSLEFNGYDVVLAADGAEALAGISAAAPDIVVMDVMMPRLDGIETTKALRQAGNDLPILVLTARDAVGDRVEGLDAGADDYLTKPFALQELLARMRALLRRAVPSEGGTDEVLSFADLTMNTASREVTRAGRAMELTRTEFALLEMFLRRPKRVLERSFILEEVWGYDFPTTANSLEVYVGYLRRKTEAEGESRLIHTVRGVGYVLKE, from the coding sequence GTGAGCACCGTGAAGTCCCGGGTCCTGGTCGTCGACGACGACAAGGCCGTCCGCGAGTCCCTGCGCCGTTCGCTGGAGTTCAACGGGTACGACGTCGTCCTGGCCGCCGACGGTGCCGAGGCGCTGGCCGGCATCTCCGCTGCCGCGCCCGACATCGTCGTGATGGACGTGATGATGCCGCGCCTGGACGGGATCGAGACCACCAAGGCGTTGCGCCAGGCCGGCAACGACCTGCCGATCCTCGTGCTGACCGCCCGCGACGCCGTCGGCGACCGGGTCGAGGGGCTCGACGCCGGCGCGGACGACTACCTCACCAAGCCGTTCGCCCTGCAGGAGCTCCTGGCCCGGATGCGCGCGTTGCTGCGCCGCGCGGTCCCCTCGGAGGGCGGCACCGACGAGGTGCTCAGCTTCGCCGACCTCACCATGAACACCGCCTCGCGCGAGGTCACCCGAGCCGGCCGCGCGATGGAGCTGACCCGCACCGAGTTCGCGTTGCTGGAGATGTTCCTGCGCCGCCCCAAGCGGGTGCTGGAGCGCTCGTTCATCCTCGAGGAGGTCTGGGGCTACGACTTCCCCACGACCGCCAACTCCCTGGAGGTCTACGTCGGCTACCTGCGTCGCAAGACCGAGGCCGAGGGCGAGTCGCGGCTGATCCACACGGTGCGCGGCGTGGGGTACGTGCTGAAGGAATGA
- a CDS encoding AAA family ATPase, translating into MPASTTESVPGSAAGSGPGSAAETAWFTSPADALARLEATGYLADEATATTAFLAGALEKPVLIEGPAGVGKTELAKAVARATGAELVRLQCYEGLDEARALYEWNYKKQLLRIQASRSGDGGDGSWQEAHDEIFSEEFLLSRPLLTAIRRERPTVLLIDEVDKTDVEVEGLLLEVLSDFQVTIPELGTIEAVRRPFVVLTSNAARELSEAVKRRCLYLHLDYPSAQREREIVTRHVPGLDAGVVAQLVDVVTRLRELELKKAPSIAESVDWARTLIALQRDTLDAAAIDATLGVVLKHASDQERARRALRDTSTSKHPFR; encoded by the coding sequence ATGCCCGCCTCCACCACCGAGTCAGTCCCAGGGTCCGCAGCAGGGTCAGGGCCGGGGTCAGCCGCCGAGACCGCCTGGTTCACCTCGCCCGCCGACGCCTTGGCGCGCCTGGAGGCGACCGGTTACCTCGCCGACGAGGCGACCGCGACGACGGCCTTCCTGGCGGGAGCGCTGGAGAAGCCCGTGCTGATCGAGGGTCCCGCCGGCGTCGGCAAGACCGAGCTGGCCAAGGCGGTCGCTCGGGCGACAGGTGCCGAGCTGGTGCGGCTGCAGTGCTACGAGGGCCTCGACGAGGCGCGGGCGCTGTATGAGTGGAACTACAAGAAGCAGCTGCTGCGGATCCAGGCCAGCCGGAGCGGTGACGGTGGCGACGGGTCGTGGCAGGAGGCGCACGACGAGATCTTCAGCGAGGAGTTCCTGCTCAGCCGACCGCTGCTCACCGCCATCCGCCGCGAGCGGCCGACGGTCCTGCTCATCGACGAGGTCGACAAGACCGACGTGGAGGTCGAGGGCCTGCTGCTGGAGGTGCTCAGCGACTTCCAGGTGACGATCCCCGAGCTCGGCACGATCGAGGCCGTACGCCGGCCCTTCGTCGTCCTCACCTCCAACGCGGCCCGCGAGCTGTCCGAGGCGGTCAAGCGGCGCTGCCTCTACCTGCACCTGGACTACCCCAGCGCGCAGCGCGAGCGCGAGATCGTCACCCGCCACGTTCCCGGTCTCGACGCGGGCGTCGTCGCCCAGCTCGTCGACGTGGTGACCCGGCTGCGCGAGCTGGAGCTGAAGAAGGCGCCCTCGATCGCGGAGTCGGTGGACTGGGCGCGCACCCTCATCGCGCTGCAGCGCGACACGCTGGACGCGGCGGCGATCGACGCGACCCTCGGGGTGGTGCTCAAGCACGCCTCGGACCAGGAGCGCGCTCGCCGCGCCCTCCGCGACACCTCGACCTCGAAGCACCCGTTCCGATGA
- a CDS encoding vWA domain-containing protein, producing MSLLDRHLAFLEALRGAGLPVSLAEDLDAVTALGAVGWSSRTTVRDVYAATVVKRQSQRPTFDALFELYFPRLVGDGAQDVTARATKGDVSPDGPEALAALQEEVLAALEADDVDRLRELAAEAVGRFGAMPGRGPGLSSWSSYTALRRLSTDELTAKLIEGLRAHGWSEEEAERVGSRRTGSYVAMVEADARRRIAEEKGPEHIARVTVRPTIDRLDFLQMRRADMADLRRELYPLARRLATRLAREQRSRRRGPLDFRRTVRASMATGGVPIETYHRPRRPHRSELVVLCDVSGSVANFATFTLMLVFALREVFTKVRAFTFVDEVTEVTDQFRPGADLVEVMTGLVASSAHAARMGRTNYGRAFSRFVELHADALTPKTSLLVLGDARSNYADPALPALREMVERTRHQWWLNPEARRQWDTGDSVASRYGALVPMVECRNLTQLAAFVKDLA from the coding sequence ATGAGTCTGCTCGACCGACACCTCGCCTTCCTCGAGGCCCTGCGCGGGGCCGGCCTGCCGGTCTCGCTCGCGGAGGACCTCGACGCCGTGACGGCGCTCGGTGCCGTCGGATGGTCCTCGCGCACGACCGTGCGGGACGTGTACGCCGCCACCGTGGTCAAGCGGCAGAGCCAGCGGCCGACGTTCGACGCGCTCTTCGAGCTCTACTTCCCGCGGTTGGTCGGCGACGGGGCGCAGGATGTGACGGCTCGAGCCACGAAAGGTGACGTCTCGCCGGACGGACCGGAGGCTCTCGCCGCACTCCAGGAGGAGGTCCTGGCAGCGCTGGAGGCCGACGACGTCGATCGGCTGCGCGAGCTGGCAGCGGAGGCGGTCGGCCGCTTCGGGGCGATGCCCGGCCGGGGCCCCGGGCTCTCGTCGTGGTCGTCCTACACCGCCCTGCGCCGGCTCTCCACCGACGAGCTGACCGCCAAGCTGATCGAGGGGCTGCGCGCGCACGGCTGGAGCGAGGAGGAGGCCGAGCGGGTGGGGTCGCGACGGACCGGCTCCTACGTCGCCATGGTCGAGGCCGACGCCCGGCGCAGGATCGCGGAGGAGAAGGGGCCCGAGCACATCGCGCGGGTGACCGTCCGGCCCACCATCGACCGGCTCGACTTCCTGCAGATGCGCCGCGCCGACATGGCCGACCTTCGCCGCGAGCTCTACCCCCTGGCGCGGCGGCTGGCCACCCGGCTGGCGCGCGAGCAGCGCTCGCGTCGGCGAGGGCCGCTGGACTTCCGGCGTACGGTCCGGGCCTCGATGGCGACCGGCGGGGTGCCGATCGAGACCTACCACCGTCCGCGCCGTCCGCACCGCAGCGAGCTGGTGGTGCTCTGCGACGTGAGCGGCTCGGTCGCCAACTTCGCCACCTTCACGCTGATGCTGGTCTTCGCCCTGCGCGAGGTCTTCACCAAGGTGCGGGCCTTCACCTTCGTCGACGAGGTCACCGAGGTCACCGACCAGTTCCGACCCGGTGCCGACCTCGTCGAGGTGATGACCGGCCTGGTCGCGTCCTCGGCGCACGCGGCGCGGATGGGGCGGACCAACTACGGGCGCGCGTTCAGCCGCTTCGTCGAGCTGCACGCCGATGCCCTCACCCCCAAGACGTCGCTGCTGGTCCTCGGCGACGCCCGCTCGAACTACGCCGACCCGGCACTGCCGGCGCTGCGCGAGATGGTGGAGCGGACCCGGCACCAGTGGTGGCTCAACCCGGAGGCACGCCGCCAGTGGGACACCGGGGACTCGGTGGCTTCCCGCTACGGTGCGCTCGTGCCGATGGTGGAGTGTCGCAACCTCACCCAGCTCGCCGCGTTCGTGAAGGACCTGGCGTAG
- a CDS encoding glycosyltransferase 87 family protein, whose translation MVVVVVAAVAIVVRVAPLLRGGGLLFWGRYDDGVYFTASASLLAGRVPYREFVLLHPPLIMLLLLPFTLLGRLTSDPTGLLAARLTWVLLGTLTAVLAARFAGRWGTSAALVAGLWVACSASASYASQTTFIEPAADLALFGAVALLSCDHERPRHELAGGVLLGIALAGKIWYVVPVAAVLLVLLAGTRRGVSLRTIARAAGAAAVTATAILLPFFALAPRAMWRMVVLDQLSRPRTGKTALLDRLGTAIGGRALGLPTTASQVVAVVATVAFAVGAAACLLDARARMIGAVAVGCVGVLLLSPVVFHHYGDYTAAPVAATVAIGWSMVGRGLAGRLGGAGVPLRRIGAAVAVLVVAAGGVSVAGHPLGRTFPRASLTARLPAGCITADDPTTLVLANRLSSDLRHGCAVAVDVTGASYGASVGRGRDVAYLDWLHAYLRSGAGAILARRGHDGLPPGAATTLGAPAYTERYLHVLVPEAAGSARHRHSSGSPTPGPSRTRRAG comes from the coding sequence ATGGTTGTCGTGGTCGTGGCGGCTGTCGCCATCGTCGTACGGGTCGCGCCGCTGCTGCGCGGTGGCGGCCTGCTCTTCTGGGGTCGCTACGACGACGGGGTCTACTTCACCGCCTCGGCGTCGCTGCTGGCCGGCCGGGTCCCCTACCGCGAGTTCGTGCTGCTGCACCCGCCGCTCATCATGCTCCTGCTGCTGCCCTTCACCCTGCTGGGCCGGCTGACCAGCGACCCGACGGGGCTGCTGGCCGCGCGGCTGACCTGGGTGCTGCTCGGCACGCTGACGGCGGTGCTGGCCGCCCGCTTCGCCGGGCGCTGGGGCACGAGCGCCGCGCTGGTGGCGGGCCTGTGGGTGGCCTGCTCGGCGAGCGCCTCCTACGCCTCGCAGACCACGTTCATCGAACCCGCCGCGGATCTCGCGCTGTTCGGTGCGGTGGCGCTGCTCAGCTGCGACCACGAGCGGCCCCGGCACGAGCTGGCCGGCGGGGTGCTGCTCGGCATCGCGCTGGCCGGCAAGATCTGGTACGTCGTTCCGGTCGCCGCGGTCCTGCTCGTGCTGCTGGCGGGCACCCGTCGCGGCGTCTCGCTGCGGACCATCGCCCGGGCGGCCGGGGCCGCCGCGGTGACGGCGACGGCGATCCTGCTGCCGTTCTTCGCGCTGGCGCCCCGGGCGATGTGGCGGATGGTGGTCCTCGACCAGCTGAGCCGGCCACGCACCGGCAAGACGGCGCTGCTGGACCGGCTCGGCACGGCGATCGGCGGTCGAGCGCTGGGGCTGCCGACGACCGCGTCGCAGGTGGTAGCGGTGGTGGCGACGGTCGCCTTCGCCGTCGGTGCCGCGGCGTGCCTGCTCGATGCACGCGCACGGATGATCGGCGCGGTGGCGGTCGGCTGCGTCGGTGTCCTGCTGCTCAGCCCGGTGGTCTTCCACCACTACGGGGACTACACCGCCGCGCCGGTCGCCGCCACGGTGGCGATCGGCTGGTCGATGGTGGGGCGTGGCCTCGCGGGTCGGCTCGGCGGTGCCGGCGTCCCGCTGCGCCGGATCGGCGCCGCGGTCGCGGTGCTGGTGGTCGCTGCGGGCGGCGTCTCGGTGGCGGGGCATCCGCTGGGCAGGACCTTCCCGCGGGCGTCGCTGACCGCTCGCCTGCCCGCGGGGTGCATCACCGCCGACGACCCGACGACGCTCGTCCTGGCGAACCGGCTCAGCAGCGACCTCCGGCACGGCTGCGCCGTCGCCGTCGACGTGACAGGTGCCAGCTACGGCGCCTCCGTGGGCCGTGGTCGCGACGTGGCCTACCTCGACTGGCTGCACGCCTACCTGCGCTCGGGGGCGGGGGCGATCCTCGCCCGTCGTGGGCACGACGGCCTGCCGCCGGGTGCGGCGACCACGCTGGGCGCGCCGGCGTACACCGAGCGGTACCTGCACGTCCTGGTGCCCGAGGCTGCCGGATCGGCGCGGCACCGGCACTCGTCGGGCAGCCCTACGCCAGGTCCTTCACGAACGCGGCGAGCTGGGTGA